The following nucleotide sequence is from Agromyces sp. SYSU T00194.
AGACCGTGCCCGCGCCGTAGCTCGAGACGGCCATCCAGTCGGTCTGCACGTGCCGGTCGAGCTCGCGCGCGAGGTCGGCCATGACCATGATCGCGCCCTTCAGCACCCCGACGAGCAGCAGGTCGCGGCCCGCGTAGTCGGCCTCGATGCGCCGGGCGAGTTCGGCGAGCTTGCCGTGGATCTCGTCCTCGGTGCAGAGCACCTCGGTCAGGTCTGCCTCGATGTCGCTCGCGCGCATGGTGGGTCCGCTCCTCGTTCGTCGCCCGACGGTTCCGCCTCCGAGCCTACGAGTCCGCGGCGCGCGGCGCATGTCCGGCGCCGGCGCCGGCGAGGGCGAGCGGATGCACCGGGCGCACGTAGGATGCCCGTGATGCCCGAGATCCTCGCCGCCGTGCTGCTGTTCGCCAACGCGCTGTTCAACCTCGTCGTCTGGCCGCGCTTCCTCCCCCGCATCGCGAACGACCCACGGGCGCGCGACGCCGAGGGCCGCCGCACGCCGTTCTACACGGTGCACGTCGTGCTCATCGCGATCGCGCTGGTGCTCGGCGTCGCGTCCGTCGTCGCCGGCATCGTCGTGCTCGCCGCCTGACCGCCCGCGCGGGCCGGTCAGCCCGCGGCGGTGAACTCCAGCCGCCCGCCCGCTCGCGCCGCGCGGCAGCCCGGCAGGTCGATGGGGCCCTGCCCGTGCCAGTCGGTGACGAGCCGCGCCACCTCGAGCGTCTGCACGCGTGAGAGCGACGTGCCGAACTCGCTGGCGACGACATGGCGGATGATGCGCTGCCGGAGCGCGGCCGGATTCGCCGCGAGCGCCTGCACCGACACCGCGATGCCCGCCTCGGCCGGCTCGCAGATCTCCTCGATGAACTCGTCGATCTGGTCGGCGAACGCCGCCTCGTCCTCGCGCAACTGCTCGGCCGTGCGTGCGAGCGCCTCGGCCACGCCCGGACCGAGCGCGTGCTCGAGCACCGGCAGGACCTGCTCGCGCACCCGCACGCGCGCGGAGGCGGGGTCGAGGTTCTGCGGGTCGTCCCACGGGTCGAAGCCGGCGTCGTGGCAGGCCTGCCGGGTGGTGCGGCGCCGGATGCCGAGGAGCGGCCGGGCGTACTGTCCGTTGTCGGCGGACATGCCCTGCAGGCTGCCGGCGCCCGAGCCGCGGGCGAGCCCGAGCAGCACGGTCTCGGCCTGGTCGTCGAGCGTGTGCCCGAGCAGCACCCGCACGGCGCCGTTCCGCCGCGCCACCGCGTCGAGCGCGGCGTAGCGCGCGGCGCGGGCGGATGCCTCGGGGCCGTCGCCGCCGGCGCGCACCTGCACCGGGTGCACCACGACCGGCTCGAGCCCGAGCGTGCGGGCCTGGTTCGCGGCCGCGGCCGCCGCATCCGCCGACCCCTCCTGCAGTCCGTGGTCGACGATCACGGCACCGGCGCGCAGGCCCGCGCGGGGCGCCTCGAACGCGGTGCCCGCGGCGAGCGCGAGCGAGTCGGGGCCGCCGGAGAGTGCGACCAGCACGAGCGGCGCGTCGCCTGCGGGCCCGTCGCCGCCCGGGGCATCCGGCACCAGCCCCTCCAGCGCCTCGCGCACCGCGCGACGCACGTCCGCGATCGGCGGCGTGAGGCGCGGCCGGCGGTCGTCGGGGGCCGCGCGCTCGTCCATCGGCGGGTCGGAAGGCATCAAGTAACCTTATTCCCGTCTTCCCGCGCGGCCGCGAGCCCCGGGGCACCTCACACACAAGGAGAACCATGGGCGAGTACGCCGCGATCATCGAGATCCCGAAGGGCAGCCGCAACAAGTACGAGGTCGACCACGAGACCGGGCGCGTCTTCCTCGACCGCGTGCTGTACACGAACTTCGTGTACCCGACCGACTACGGCTTCTTCGAGCACACCCTCGGCGACGACGGCGACCCCCTGGACGTGCTCGTGCTCACCCAGTACCCGCTGTTCCCCGGCGTCGGCGTGACGGTGCGCCCCGTGGGCGTGTTCCTCATGGAGGACGACGGCGGCGGCGACGCCAAGGTCATCGCGGTGCCCGCGGGCGACCCCCGCTGGGACGGGATCCAGGACGTCGCCGACGTGCCCGAGTACACCAAGAAGGAGATCCAGCACTTCTTCGAG
It contains:
- the ppa gene encoding inorganic diphosphatase, encoding MGEYAAIIEIPKGSRNKYEVDHETGRVFLDRVLYTNFVYPTDYGFFEHTLGDDGDPLDVLVLTQYPLFPGVGVTVRPVGVFLMEDDGGGDAKVIAVPAGDPRWDGIQDVADVPEYTKKEIQHFFEHYKDLEPGKWVKTEGWADAAEAERLIAKAIEAYPGH
- the tilS gene encoding tRNA lysidine(34) synthetase TilS — protein: MPSDPPMDERAAPDDRRPRLTPPIADVRRAVREALEGLVPDAPGGDGPAGDAPLVLVALSGGPDSLALAAGTAFEAPRAGLRAGAVIVDHGLQEGSADAAAAAANQARTLGLEPVVVHPVQVRAGGDGPEASARAARYAALDAVARRNGAVRVLLGHTLDDQAETVLLGLARGSGAGSLQGMSADNGQYARPLLGIRRRTTRQACHDAGFDPWDDPQNLDPASARVRVREQVLPVLEHALGPGVAEALARTAEQLREDEAAFADQIDEFIEEICEPAEAGIAVSVQALAANPAALRQRIIRHVVASEFGTSLSRVQTLEVARLVTDWHGQGPIDLPGCRAARAGGRLEFTAAG
- a CDS encoding SCO4848 family membrane protein — protein: MPEILAAVLLFANALFNLVVWPRFLPRIANDPRARDAEGRRTPFYTVHVVLIAIALVLGVASVVAGIVVLAA